Proteins encoded within one genomic window of Flavobacterium gilvum:
- a CDS encoding RNA polymerase sigma factor, with protein MSLNSQNIEELVSLCKANNQKAQFEIYNRYCKAMYNVAYRIVKDEHFAEDVMQEGFLKAFTKIHDFKQEVAFGAWLKRIIVNYSIDFYKKNNPFKTEDFEKTLYKLEETDTDWEEKLNFNDLKVKQVLDAIQSLKYNYSMVLTLFYIEGYDQEEISEILKISYANCRTTLSRAKESLRKKLSES; from the coding sequence TTGAGTCTGAACAGTCAAAATATCGAGGAATTAGTTTCGTTATGCAAAGCGAACAATCAGAAAGCACAATTCGAGATTTATAATCGCTATTGCAAGGCGATGTATAATGTGGCCTATCGAATTGTGAAAGACGAGCATTTTGCCGAAGATGTTATGCAGGAAGGTTTTTTGAAAGCCTTTACCAAAATACATGATTTTAAACAAGAAGTGGCTTTTGGCGCCTGGCTCAAACGGATAATTGTGAATTACAGTATTGATTTTTACAAAAAGAATAATCCATTTAAAACAGAAGATTTTGAAAAAACACTTTACAAATTAGAAGAAACAGATACTGACTGGGAAGAAAAATTAAATTTTAATGATTTAAAAGTTAAACAAGTTCTGGATGCGATTCAGTCCTTAAAATACAATTACAGCATGGTTTTGACACTATTTTATATAGAAGGTTATGACCAGGAAGAAATAAGTGAAATTCTTAAAATAAGCTACGCCAATTGCAGAACGACATTGAGCAGAGCCAAAGAAAGTTTAAGAAAAAAATTGAGTGAGTCATGA
- a CDS encoding DUF4097 family beta strand repeat-containing protein, protein MKKQFNILQLFLLLIPFLGFSNDGFNYTKQKTISKAYVVNSDAGLNIDNSYGNIFVATWNEDKIEIEVLIKVSGNDEKWVNQKLDGINVDFTALKSLVTAKTVFDNISSKNNGKNNNFEINYTVKIPKNGSVKLNNKYGNIGTSDLFAATDINCSYGKINLGKLNGNSNTIQISYCSNSTMEFIKSGAVTSKYSGLKMDEVNKLDLLSDYSEIEIEQGNDLKYTSRYGSVKIKKVNTLDGNGNYLTIYVGSLFNQLKMSARYSNISVDAIQSKAGNVSIEAAYTGVNVGFNPNYAFDFDVSLRYGDFKSDNEMTVNSREETNTSKKIGGFYKKKGENKVTISASYGNVKLNKKENQ, encoded by the coding sequence ATGAAAAAACAATTTAACATACTGCAATTATTCCTTTTGTTAATTCCTTTTTTGGGATTTTCGAATGATGGTTTTAATTATACCAAACAAAAAACAATAAGTAAAGCTTATGTTGTGAATAGCGATGCCGGGTTGAATATTGATAATTCTTATGGAAATATTTTTGTTGCCACATGGAATGAGGATAAAATAGAAATTGAAGTCCTTATTAAAGTAAGCGGTAATGATGAAAAATGGGTTAACCAAAAGTTGGATGGTATCAATGTTGATTTTACGGCTTTAAAGAGTTTGGTTACGGCCAAAACTGTTTTTGATAATATCAGCTCAAAAAACAATGGTAAAAACAATAATTTTGAAATTAATTATACTGTAAAAATTCCTAAAAACGGATCCGTAAAACTGAATAACAAGTACGGAAATATAGGAACTTCGGATTTGTTTGCTGCTACTGATATTAACTGCAGTTATGGAAAAATTAATTTGGGAAAACTGAACGGAAACAGTAATACAATACAAATTAGTTATTGTTCTAATTCGACGATGGAATTCATAAAAAGCGGTGCTGTTACATCAAAATATTCGGGTCTGAAAATGGATGAAGTAAACAAACTCGATTTGCTTTCTGACTATTCTGAAATTGAAATTGAACAAGGAAATGACCTAAAATATACCAGCAGATATGGTAGCGTGAAAATCAAAAAAGTAAATACCTTGGACGGTAACGGAAATTATTTGACCATTTATGTAGGCTCTTTATTTAATCAATTAAAAATGAGCGCCCGATACAGTAATATTTCAGTTGATGCAATTCAGTCCAAAGCTGGAAATGTTAGTATTGAAGCAGCTTATACCGGTGTGAATGTAGGTTTTAATCCTAATTATGCTTTTGATTTTGATGTTTCATTGCGATATGGAGATTTTAAGTCGGATAATGAAATGACTGTTAATTCTAGAGAAGAAACCAATACTTCTAAGAAAATAGGTGGTTTTTACAAGAAAAAAGGAGAAAACAAGGTTACTATTTCGGCAAGTTATGGTAACGTGAAATTGAATAAAAAAGAAAATCAATAA